In the genome of Thalassophryne amazonica chromosome 6, fThaAma1.1, whole genome shotgun sequence, the window acccgccctcgaccgccacccaatcctctctgcacccgacccccatggccccctctgcaggtggtgaacccactggagggcgggcccacgttgctccttcgggctgagcccggccgggccccatgggctaaggcccgaccaccaggcgctcgctggtcgggcccccgcaaagtccctctgttaaataaaagacgtgcagaagaggttacaatttgccaaagaacacatcaactggcctaaagagaaatggaggaatattttgtggactgatgagagtaaaattgttgtttttgggtccaagggccgcagacagtttgtgagacgacccccaaactctgaattcaagctacagttcacagtgaagtcagtgaagcatggtgttgcaagcatcatgatatgggcatgtttctcctactatggtgttgggcctatatatcgcataccagacatcgtggatcagtttggatatgtcaaaatacttgaagaggtcatgttgccttatgctgaagaggacatgcccttgaaatggctgtttcaacaagacaatgaccccaagcacactagtaagcgagcaaaatcttggtttcaaaccaacaaaattaatgcctcgcagatgtgaagaaatcatgaaaaactgtggttatacaccgaaatactagtttagtgattcacaggattgctaaaaaagcagtttgaacataatagttttgagtttgtagcgtcaacagcagatgctactattattgtgaacacccccttttctactttttttttttttactaatagcccaatttcatagccttaagagtgtgcatatcgtgaatgcttggtcttgttggatttgtgagaatctactgaatctactggtaccttgtttcccatgtaacaataagaaatatactcaaaacctggattaatctttttagtcacatagcactactattattctgaacactactgtatgaggtAGTATTTAAAAGTATAGATTCTGCATTTACAATTATTACCCAAGGCCATAAAATATTCTcctcaggtattgtgaagactttacgtccatctgtctgtgctcactataagtccagtcctattagtgCCAGAGTCTTCACATTCACAttgaacattcttggaacacactccttggacaagttcaaagatggctaaccttgatttattttaagaggtattttaagaggttaaaatgtcacattctgtttcaatctgttccattattgttttattttttatttatttatttatttgagtggCAGAgttgaaatcattttttattttattttattcttttgcaTCGAAGTTGTGAGTTTTTATGCAACCTCAGTCTCTGCTTTCATATAGGTTTAATATACTGTCACACTTCTGTTTGCCACTGTTAAAAAGTATAATTTGAGATGGGTTACATTGCAGTAGCTTACTGACTAATTTTGTTTCTGCCCTGCAGTGCAAAACCATCTGAAAAGTCAAAAGAGCTCATTATCCCAATGATTCAGAAGAATCGCTGGCGCAGATTAGACCAAGCGAGCCACAGTGAGGGCAGTGAAGCGAAAACGTCACCGTCCACCCAAAAGGATGACTCTGTGGAGTCTCAAGCTGTCAAAGAGCtaattgaaggtgtgtgtgtgtgtgtgtgtgtgtgtatgtgggagtTGTGTAAGTGTACTCCATGTTTGATAGGAATGTGGAGCGCATCATtggatcacacacacagacacttgaATTTTTCTATCTCCTGTACGTAGACTCTCGAAGACAGCTTGAGCAGTGGCAGAGTGGCTCTCAATCAGAAAGCAATCTCAACCTCACCATCCCGCTACTGATGCAAAATAAAGTGCCTGACGGCTTTGAGGATGGGGACCGCATAAAAGTGGACTTAAGGTCCGAATCTGTAAGTTTGGATCAGTCACAAACAATCTATTCTGCATTTACACCACAGAAAAGCATATCACTGGGCtattcaatttttattttattattttttttttttaacttttcattTGTTCTCGTGGAAGCTTTTATGAATTGCTTCCAAGTGTTAGCAACAGCTCTGGTAGTGTTGGGTcatttttttgtgctttttttattCATGTGGTGTCTGATAATGATCTTTCTACTGCAGGCACTGTTTAGTCTGAGTTTAAGAAAACACCTGACACTACAGAATTTGCTTTGACTCGGATTGAAATTTGAGTATGTGTGATAGTGCTGATTGCAAGGTGATTATAACAGCACTCCTGTCTATGGCATGTGCACCAATGATTGAGGTTGCACACAAGCATCAGCTTTCTCCCCAGTGACATGCAGACAGCCAATCCAGTCTTATTCtgcttttcctttttcttttttggttgttttttcatGTGTCCTGACATATGTCATCTCTGTCATTCCACATCTGCACTCAGTCACTGTAGATGTGTCTGGCACAGTATGAGTCAGGGAGAAATTGCTCAGTGTGTCCCTGTACCCAATTTAATGTGTTGCATTCTGTTAGTGGACGCTCCCAGAGAGGGCAGCCTTTAGCAGAGATGATGAGCAGGGCCTCTGCTGTGATCATGGCTGCTGTGGCTGAGTCCATCAGCTCGGATCCAAAGGCTGAGTAACACCAGCATCATAAACTGCTTCTCTCTGTCAGATAGTTTGTGCGTGTTGGAAGGATCCTATATAAGCAATGCATAAGCACCATaatcctaggctttggaaaaggcATGTACTCTGTAAAGGCTATATCATCATCTTCTCTTTTGGCTGCTGCCATTGTTTGTTTGGAATTTCTGCAGCAAAACCTGCAGGGATTCAAgatttggcacatattttatacCAGATGCATTTCCTGAAGCAGCTCCAGTTGTACTTGCAAATTGGTTCATTGGTGGCATTGAACCTGAGACGACCTTGTTAGAAGTGAAGCGCACTACTGTTGTGCCACCATGCACAAATGCTATCATTTATGACTCGCCAAATTAAAAGACAAccacaaaaatgggagcagccagatCAACCCAGATGGTAACTTTGTTTTTCATGGGTAATATCCCAAAGATGAACTTACATGTAGCTCGTCTGCCGCCCGCTGAATGCTGCTACATAGCTGTTAAGATCTCAGTCTACAAAAGGATGTCTGTCAAGTGGAATAAGTGTGGGAAACCGCCAGGGTTTCACACACACTGTTACGCAGtgtattaacttttttttttttcaattctttAATCAGTCCAAAATTACAACCCCACCCACAATTGATTAATGAGGGGACACACCTTGAAAAGAGCAGGGTAGTGTGTTCTGCCTGCCAGGACTTGCATGTGAGCATTAGTGAATCAAACATGTTATGCTAGCAACATGACACCCAGTAAGTATGCAAAAGTTGGGAAGCAATATAATTCCATAAATTCACACACTAATTTGCCAATTCATTAGGTACACCCACATAAACCTAATGCAGTATCATGTACATGACTGCAATGAATTCTATGCTCAGTTTTTATTGAATTTGTTTGAGAAAGGTATTAAATTATTTTAAGGTATTTCTGGAGTTTGTAATGTGTAGTACTGTTTTACTGCACTTGTTATACTGAGAGCCACATGTAGTGTTTAGCAGTCCTTGTCCCAAGTTTGTTGACAAGTAGTGGTACTACAGGCGTGGTATTCGTCATTCAGAAATGACATTGGCCTCTTGTTTATGGAAATGTGTGTACTGAATAAATTTTATATGCTGTACATTTTTAAAGGCGGTAGTATTGAGTTCCATGTAGCTTGCAATGAGCTTGTCAGTTTTTTCATcaagtctggtggccaccaaggtcaTTAATGCTTgtccacatttatgttgtaaatatgtattgtagtttgtttttatttgttttggggttttccaACATTATCTTCATCTCCCTGAATACTGAAACaaacagtgtgcatgtgtgtgtgtgtcagtcaacAGTGACAGATTATGAAAATGTTCCAGTTGAGGCCTATGGGCTCGCCATGCTGAAGGGGATGGGCTGGAAGCCAGGGGACGGCATTGGCCTCACCTTGAAACAGTGAGTAACACGCAGAGATGTTGGAATTTAAAGCATCTTTTTATGTTGCTACTGTTAATATTTTCCAGGTATTTTAATTTTATGCATTAACTAGAAAATATAAGGAGCAATAACAGGATTTCTTCTTTTTCCAAAAAGAACATATTGTAACTCTTGAGCAGCTGAACAAATTACATAAATGTTTTTCAAACAAAAGCAGATTTGGCACAAAATAAATCAACCTCAGCACGCTTAGACCCCACACTCATCCATCTTTTTGCTTACTGATTGTTGTTTTTGTTACAAATTTGATTTAGGGATGTGAAGCCAATTGAATGTCAGCTTCGTCCAAAAGGTTTGGGTCTTGGAGCTGACCGTTCGATAATCAAGGACCTGGAACCGAATCGTCATCGACGCCCCCCAAAACCAGGCGAAGAGCAGGTTAAGGAAGAGGAACTAGTGCTTGGTCCTGGAGGCTTTGTGCTGGTTGAGTCTGGAGCACATAAAGATCTGTATGGCAAGGTACGCTTCAAAGGATTCTCATGTGTTTATGTTTGGctgttaaacttttttttaattacaatTATTTACTGACACAGAAGAGCTATTCCATAACTATTTACCTTTGTAACAACCTGTTCTAACTTTAATTCATGTACTGCAGATCGAAGGTGTTGATCCAGACAATGCTCGTGTGATAGTGAAGCTAGCTATTGGCGGAAAGACTGTGGTGGTCAGCCAGTATGCTATTAAACTGGTCCCACGCAAGGAATATGAGAAAAACAGCAAAGACCTCAGTAAGTAACTGTAGAAATGGAAAGAAAATTTCACACAGGGAAAATTTCTAGGAGGgagactcatctgcttcacagTGTGGAATCTGGGGTTTAGGGTATGTGTGGGACTTCTTCATACAagtaatgtattttattttatttttttacattgtccAGGTCGCCTCAGTAAAGCTTTTAAAGAGAAGGAaaaggagagagagcgagaaaagGAGCAACAGAAACGGGACAAGGAGATGACTAACAGTGATGAAAGGACTAAACACAAGTCTTCAGAAAGAGATGGAGGAAAAGAAGACAGGAAGCGGAAACACAGAGAATCCAGGCAAGATAGGTACTTTTCCAGTACATGTTTAATTAATGACTGGATCGCTCAAATTTTATGATCTACAACAATGATGTTGTTTTTGATTCAGTCTTGCTTGTTTGAATTTGTCAAACTATAATTTTATAAAAGGCAGTGCAAAATTGTGGTCATGAGAGGGAGAAATCCAGATCCTAGTgaggggttttgttttttttttttgagaagggATGTTCATGACTTGTCAGTACATTAGAAACTGATGGACATGCCTTGATGACgatgattttttttaagaaagtgaGGGGCACTACCTACTGTTGGATTGGTTCCCGCCAGCACTTGTCCTGTTGTGCTCGAATTACCTTATGCATTTGtaaaagacaaataatgtgaaaatatagAAACATGCTGAGAtaatttggtacacacaataAATGATTAAGAAATGTTTGTTTCCTGTACAGAGAAAAACCTCATTTTAAAGAATCGAGACGAGTACCTCCTGCCCCCTCCTGGCTTCAGAGAGATTTGAAAGTACGCTTCATTGACAAAGCTTTCAAAGGAGGCAGATATTATAACACAAAGGTACTAACGtctctttaagtgtcatatgatTTGTAGGAGCCATTTGTGGGGTTTTTCTTTGtcactttatatttttgttttgtattttgcacagtacagtaggtggcggtaaagaGGTGCACCAGGTGGGTTAAATAGTAGGCACAGGTGATGCGGGCTTTTAATTAGTTTGGGTGTGGGAAAGCCACACAATTTTTACCGCTACTGCTTTCACTTTTTTGTTATAGACACTTGCTATTTTAACCAGAAATGTTGTCAAttattaaagaaaaataaatgggAATGTCACCCagttttcccttaccaaaaaatagtacttataagtatataaaaagtaaactagaagtatacttgaaacatacttgcatatactactttttggtaagggttaacAGCGACTTTTGAAATTCATTGAAGCGCGTTTGAAAACGGATCTCTCCCCTCACCCAGCTGAGTGACGAAATGCCATAAAGTTACtacatgattattcaaaacaccTTTTTGCGCCCTTACCTATTTAAGCTCCCTGAGCATCATCCTGTGCTTATTAATAGTTTACTGCTAAGCAGCAAAACATACGGATTGCATTTGGTAGCATCAAGTCATTTCCTCAGAATGTAGATATTGGtgttatcatttttatttttaattgatcATGTTTTTCTGACGTGggaatggacaaaaaacaactgTTTATAATAGAAGCCAATGTAAATATTGTGCCACACGTTTggctacacaatgtttaaataaTATTTTTAGTTTGTGTATAATATTGGTTGCTTTCAGATGCGTGTAGAGGATATCCTGACGGCAAACAGCTGTGTGTGTCGAACTGAGGAGGGAAGATTGTTAGATGGTGAGTCACCTTAATGCTCtgtatgaggttttttttttggggggggggggggggggggagccaaAGCTTGAGCAATTTCTCAGTCTCAGCATATATGAGTTGATTCAAGCACCGCAATCATTAATCAAATGCAGAAATTCTGCTGGCCTGCCCACAGCCACTGCAGACCACTCAGCTGATTATCTGCACCACTCTGGtcagttttcaaaaataaaatgatctGCATTGTGTTTTACTTTTCACTTAGACAGAAGCTACAACAAAATATCTGAGCAGCCAAATATTTATGCGGGTCTCAATTCATTCACACTTGCCGCACGCAGTCAATCAGACAAAAAGGATCTGTAGACAGTCATTTTGGCAGCATACCAGCAACGTTAAATaattctgactgaaatttttttcacGGCCTTAACCAGAAGCTGTTGACCTTCTGTACCTTTTTATACAAACCCTTTTGCAATCACACCCTAGGAtttaggccctgtcacaccttgacgatttatccAGCGTATGCCAAAGTATGAAAAATGTGCAGAATACGTTGGATATGTCGAAttagttatgcagctgtcacatcttgatgatttagccagcatatgctgacagcccaGTTTCCACCAAGTGCTTCGGGTCAGGACGGTTAAGTCCGccgccagcagaacccttttgtttggcatgcTGAGCACTTAAATATTGATAAGCATGTCATCGAGCGCATGTACGCAtataacttatttttatatggctcatcaattaatcTTAGTCCAAAAATGTAGTAAAACCTAGGCTCAGAGAAAttctgatttaaacattttagttgttaaaattattattattattataagtagtagtagtatgaaaaatgtcttcaaaagtggacctttaatcaaggaGTGTTGTGGAGGGCACTTTGCCCCCCACAGCACCCTCTTTCTATCTGGATTCACCCttggtttgcagtctctgagcaggaacaattcTTGTTAATGCATTGGGGGGGTCTGGAGTGTTTTTATTTTACCCACAGCGAGGACACTCAGAGATACTCAGAGCAGACTTTCAAAGAaaagaaacatttaaaaatatgtttgtaaatctctGCTCTGCTAGCTGTCGTTATCGCACTGTGAGACAGTCAAACACACAGCAGGCTGACCGACCGCCCTCCTCCCCCTCCTGTAGAGTGCAGACAGCACACAGAAGAACAGGGACTTGTgagcaggaaaaaacaaacaaaatggagaTATTAttctaaaaatacatttttgaatgTTCTTAACGCGGCACGCATATCTCGTATCCAACCTTCATTTTGTGTCAGAACGGTGTCTCTGTGAAacctgccttttggcagcccaattgGTGGAAATTCATTGTACGActgagaactttaatccctgcttTCTGGGCTTTCTATGACTGGGAAAGAAGTCACAGATGTGGAAATGACAAAATactgtctttttgttgttgttgttgacaccATTTCAGtgattgggagaaaaaaaaaaatcacataactaTTGTTAGGTTACAAGATGGCACCTTCTGCTCTTTTATGAAATGTCCACTGAGCTCTGACCCATAGTATCTGGGTTATAGGATTTTGTAGAATTCCactgcctctgaggatgttcattcagttgtttaattttgtagaaaaaaagcagatcacagacatgacacaaaagtaaagtaatttcaaatggcaactttctggctttaagaaacactataagaaatcaggaaaaaaaaattgtggcagtcagtaacggttacttttttagaccaagcagaggggaaaaatatggaatcactcaattctgaggaaaaaattatggaatcatgaaaaacaaaagaatgctccaacacatcactagtattttgttgaaccacctctggcttttataacagcttgcagtctctgaggcatggacttaatgagtgacaaatagtactcttcatcagtctggctccaactttctctgattgctgttgccagatcagctttgcaggttggagccttgtcatggaccattttcttcaacttccaccaaagattttcaattggattaagatccggactgtttgcaggccatgacattgaccctatgtgtctttttgcaaggaatgttttcacagtttttgctctatggcaagatgcattattatcttgaaaaatgatttcatcatccccaaacatcctttcaattgatgggataagaaaagtgtccaaaatatcaacgtaaacttgtgcatttattgatgtaatgacagccatctccccagtgcctttacctgacatgcagccccatatcatcaatgac includes:
- the gpkow gene encoding G-patch domain and KOW motifs-containing protein gives rise to the protein MASWGEVVAAEQQAENKTASVSEELKSAKPSEKSKELIIPMIQKNRWRRLDQASHSEGSEAKTSPSTQKDDSVESQAVKELIEDSRRQLEQWQSGSQSESNLNLTIPLLMQNKVPDGFEDGDRIKVDLRSESSTVTDYENVPVEAYGLAMLKGMGWKPGDGIGLTLKQDVKPIECQLRPKGLGLGADRSIIKDLEPNRHRRPPKPGEEQVKEEELVLGPGGFVLVESGAHKDLYGKIEGVDPDNARVIVKLAIGGKTVVVSQYAIKLVPRKEYEKNSKDLSRLSKAFKEKEKEREREKEQQKRDKEMTNSDERTKHKSSERDGGKEDRKRKHRESRQDREKPHFKESRRVPPAPSWLQRDLKVRFIDKAFKGGRYYNTKMRVEDILTANSCVCRTEEGRLLDDVKQDMLETIVPKSEYDVIMVVLGEHRGQVGRILQRDKNQCSAMVQLGRHEKKVFTLDYDSICHYVGDRDH